One Spinacia oleracea cultivar Varoflay chromosome 4, BTI_SOV_V1, whole genome shotgun sequence DNA segment encodes these proteins:
- the LOC130471759 gene encoding uncharacterized protein, translating to MEKAGKNMTSKQPLQQNEYEQQRLMRIQSNKCKMQSLGIKRITASLTSLVDSEKVKKKRKKNQNVIEEDKDYIPTSGDEEQDMNTLEDEYEKENDFSTSKQIQRCPSKGISKRGQFIPPMSVAKFLNMNKKQQQAMVGDKTFNSLSKAMKVLEQAISNHEQLNVDQENTVSNEDMQDIEGDAEELNGNAGGVEVNDDITNEEDRRTRMDSTPEDESSHDANDEIDGDRMLALVEGAVKGKRGPVKGKRGPVKGKRGPVRNRAVIPVQVEGWTEIKSEKIEHLWSCVLEKCSFDDPELRKDSVIQHARRLFRDSRHKLKHQYYDDPKLKTKEDRVRNKPEKMTKGDWKYLVDFWSGDKFKAKSAKATESRAHQKMPHYNGTKSFARAKDEYDCSRVDLLIESRKRKSKKSVNAITLANNINAVSEMKKLTEERQQGLNTTQMNKYLRRCLPSRINLAHEVIEVRKTAEQAILEARKDAEDATNAREEAKLAKKEAENAREEAKLAKKEAAAARDEIDQKIAANNKLWEKRLRNILQGAGLYASENNDPESTGSSS from the exons ATGGAGAAAGCTGGGAAGAATATGACTTCAAAGCAACCTCTTCAGCAAAATGAGTATGAACAACAGAGGCTAATGAGGATTCAGTCTAACAAGTGTAAAATGCAATCTTTGGGTATAAAACGCATTACAGCTTCCCTTACAAGTTTAGTAGATAGCgaaaaagtaaagaaaaagagaaagaagaaCCAGAATGTGATCGAGGAAGATAAAGATTATATTCCTACCTCTGGTGATGAAGAACAGGATATGAATACTTTAGAGGATGAATATGAGAAAGAAAATGACTTTTCAACGTCAAAACAG aTTCAACGTTGTCCATCAAAAGGAATATCGAAAAGAGGTCAATTCATTCCACCGATGTCTGTGGCAAAATTTTTGAATATGAATAAAAAACAGCAACAAGCAATGGTAGGagataaaacatttaattcacttTCAAAAGCCATGAAAGTTCTGGAACAAG CCATTAGTAATCATGAACAATTGAATGTTGATCAAGAAAATACTGTTTCAAATGAAG ACATGCAAGATATAGAGGGTGATGCAGAGGAGTTGAATGGAAATGCAGGAGGGGTTGAAGTGAATGACG atATTACTAATGAAGAGGATCGCCGAACAAGAATGGACTCTACACCGGAAGATGAATCTTCACATGACGCGAATGATGAAATAGATGGAGATAGGATGCTTGCATTGGTGGAAG GTGCTGTTAAGGGAAAACGAGGGCCTGTTAAAGGAAAACGAGGGCCTGTTAAAGGAAAACGAGGGCCT GTACGAAATCGTGCTGTCATTCCTGTACAAGTCGAAGGCTGGACAGAAATTAAATCTGAAAAAATAGAACATCTTTGGAGTTGTGTTTTG GAAAAATGTTCATTTGACGACCCTGAGTTAAGAAAAGACAGTGTTATTCAACATGCAAGAAGATTGTTTAGAGACAGTAGACATAAGCTGAAGCACCAATATTATGATGATCcgaaattgaaaacaaaagagGATCGCGTAAGAAACAAGCCTGAAAAGATGACTAAAGGAGATTGGAAAtacttggttgatttttggagtGGTGATAAATTTAAG GCAAAAAGTGCTAAAGCTACCGAAAGTCGAGCTCATCAAAAGATGCCTCACTATAATGGGACTAAAAGCTTTGCTCGTGCTAAAGATGAATAT GATTGTTCAAGAGTTGACTTGCTAATCGAATCTCGTAAGAGGAAATCAAAGAAATCTGTTAATGCTATTACCTTAGCTAATAACATAAATGCAGTA tCTGAGATGAAAAAGTTGACAGAAGAAAGACAACAAGGGCTTAATACCACACAGATGAACAAATATTTGAGAAGGTGCTTG CCATCCCGTATAAATCTTGCTCATGAGGtgattgaagtaagaaagacagCTGAGCAAGCAATTCTAGAAGCTCGAAAAGATGCTGAAGATGCTACAAATGCTAGAGAAGAAGCAAAGCTTGCCAAGAAAGAAGCGGAAAATGCTAGAGAAGAAGCAAAGCTTGCCAAGaaagaagcagcagcagcaagggATGAGATAGATCAAAAAATTGCTGCTAATAATAAGTTGTgggagaaacgacttagaaatATACTGCAAGGGGCTGGATTATATGCTTCAGAAAATAATGATCCGGAGAGTACTGGTTCATCATCTTGA
- the LOC130471760 gene encoding uncharacterized protein, with translation MDISDPLKKRLEWMSCDDRTHTLYINGVKEFLDFAFTDLPTGSEIEEEETKVPCPCNRCNNSRHKTREDIFEDLLLNGIVKGYVRWIYHGEYKPPEKRCRVETGDKGRDEIFEMIFDAHEPMSSYDVLDEEVDNHPEHNDIKGLGAFERLLRDAQQRLYSGCDDYSKLLFILEMFQIKCMEGITNKAFTKMLKTYKRVLPKDANVPSTYREARKMVTDLGFDYEKIEACENDCMLFWKESANLEKCSVCDTKRNKTSPKVLRYFPLTPRLQRLFMSRKTANDMRWRKDKRDDDGILRHPADSKAWKHFDESYSSFALESRNVRLGLASDGFNPFGGLRSDYSIWPVVIVVYNLPPWMCMKQPYTMLSLLIPGKSAPGNNIDVYLKPLVEELKQLWEFGAKTYDASKNEYFDMHAALLWTINDFPAYANLSGWSTKGYKACPCCMNETSSTRLPNCRKCCYMDHRRFLHVDHKWRNSKSFNGKVERRSRPKNYQVMRF, from the coding sequence ATGGATATTTCCGATCCCTTAAAGAAGAGGTTAGAATGGATGAGTTGTGATGATAGGACTCATACATTATACATTAATGGAGTGAAAGAATTTTTAGACTTTGCTTTTACTGATTTACCTACCGGTAGTGAAATTGAGGAAGAAGAAACTAAAGTCCCTTGCCCATGTAATCGATGCAACAATAGTAGACACAAAACCAGGGAAGATATTTTTGAGGATTTGTTATTGAACGGAATTGTGAAAGGTTATGTTCGTTGGATCTATCATGGTGAATATAAACCCCCTGAAAAACGATGTAGAGTTGAAACGGGAGATAAGGGCCGGGATGAAATTTTTGAAATGATCTTTGATGCTCATGAGCCAATGAGTTCATATGATGTTCTAGATGAGGAAGTTGATAACCATCCAGAACATAACGACATAAAGGGTTTAGGAGCTTTTGAAAGATTATTGAGAGATGCTCAACAACGTCTATACTCTGGTTGTGATGACTATTCAaagttgttatttattttagagATGTTCCAAATCAAATGCATGGAAGGAATAACTAACAAAGCTTTCACAAAGATGCTTAAAACGTACAAACGTGTTTTACCCAAAGATGCAAATGTGCCATCAACATACCGAGAAGCACGTAAAATGGTTACTGATTTGGGTTTTGATTATGAGAAGATTGAAGCATGTGAGAATGATTGTATGTTGTTCTGGAAAGAGAGTGCTAACCTTGAAAAATGTAGTGTATGTGATACAAAACGTAATAAAACTTCTCCAAAAGTATTGCGCTATTTCCCATTAACACCAAGATTGCAAAGGCTGTTCATGTCACGTAAAACTGCTAATGACATGAGATGGCGTAAAGATAAGCGAGATGATGATGGAATTCTTAGACACCCGGCTGATAGCAAAGCATGGAAGCATTTCGATGAGTCATATTCTTCTTTTGCTTTAGAGTCTCGTAACGTGAGATTAGGTTTGGCATCTGATGGGTTTAACCCCTTTGGTGGTCTAAGAAGTGACTATAGTATATGGCCAGTAGTGATTGTCGTTTACAATCTCCCTCCATGGATGTGCATGAAACAACCTTATACAATGTTATCTCTGTTAATACCCGGTAAGAGTGCACCAGGCAATAACATTGACGTGTATTTGAAACCTTTAGTTGAAGAACTAAAACAGTTGTGGGAATTTGGGGCCAAGACTTATGATGCTTCAAAAAATGAATACTTTGATATGCATGCAGCTCTCTTATGGACTATTAATGATTTTCCAGCGTATGCAAACTTATCTGGGTGGTCTACCAAAGGTTATAAGGCATGTCCTTGTTGTATGAATGAAACTTCTTCAACTAGACTACCTAATTGTAGGAAATGTTGCTATATGGACCATCGACGATTCCTTCATGTAGATCACAAATGGAGAAATAGTAAGTCTTTCAATGGAAAAGTTGAAAGAAGAAGTCGCCCAAAAAATTATCAGGTAATGAGATTTTAG